The Faecalibacterium prausnitzii genome includes a window with the following:
- a CDS encoding 2-isopropylmalate synthase codes for MMDATKYAPGYYPVPAGYDSWVKKDHIEQAPAWCSVDLRDGNQALIVPMSLEEKLEFFQMLVRIGFKEIEVGFPAASETEYEFLRTLIEKDMIPDDVTVQVLTQCRDHIIRRTFEAVKGAPRAVIHFYNSTSVAQREQVFHKSKEEIKKIATDGARLVKQLSQEYEGNFLFEYSPESFTGTEVDYAVEVCNAVLDIMEPTPDRPMIINLPVTVEMSMPHVYANQIEYCDKHLKHRDSVIISTHPHNDRGTGVACAELAVLAGAQRVECCLFGNGERTGNVDAVTLAMNMYSHGVDPKLDFSNMPDICATYERVTRMHIYERTPYAGQLVFAAFSGSHQDAIAKGMAYRKEHGEHRWTCPYIPIDPHDIGRTYDADVIRINSQSGKGGIGFVLEQNYGYNLPPKMREDLGYKVKNVSDHSHKELSASEVLRIFEESFLNKNKPLSVIEAHFAQVDGITATVTLELNGQRKVVTSVGNGRLDAVANAIQSATGMDFHLEAYSEHSLDEGSTSRAASYVGLAWGDGSMTWGAGTDTDIIVAGIKALVSAINRK; via the coding sequence ATGATGGACGCTACCAAGTACGCACCGGGGTATTACCCCGTACCGGCCGGTTACGACAGCTGGGTCAAAAAAGATCACATTGAACAGGCACCTGCATGGTGCAGCGTGGACCTGCGCGACGGCAACCAGGCACTGATCGTGCCCATGAGTCTGGAAGAGAAGCTGGAGTTCTTCCAGATGCTGGTCCGGATCGGCTTCAAGGAGATCGAGGTCGGCTTCCCTGCCGCCAGCGAGACCGAGTACGAGTTCCTGCGTACCCTCATCGAGAAGGATATGATCCCCGACGACGTCACCGTGCAGGTGCTGACCCAGTGCCGCGACCACATCATCCGCCGCACCTTCGAGGCCGTCAAGGGCGCACCCCGCGCGGTCATCCACTTCTACAACTCCACCTCCGTGGCCCAGCGTGAGCAGGTGTTCCATAAGAGCAAGGAAGAGATCAAGAAGATCGCCACCGACGGTGCCCGGCTGGTCAAGCAGCTCAGTCAGGAGTACGAGGGCAATTTCCTGTTCGAGTACAGCCCGGAGAGCTTCACCGGCACCGAGGTCGATTATGCCGTCGAGGTCTGCAACGCCGTGCTGGACATCATGGAGCCGACGCCCGACCGCCCGATGATCATCAACCTGCCCGTCACCGTTGAGATGAGCATGCCGCACGTCTACGCAAACCAGATCGAGTACTGCGACAAGCACCTCAAGCACCGCGACAGCGTCATCATCTCCACCCACCCCCACAACGACCGCGGCACCGGCGTGGCCTGCGCCGAGCTGGCCGTGCTGGCCGGTGCACAGCGCGTGGAGTGCTGCCTGTTCGGCAACGGCGAGCGCACCGGCAACGTCGATGCCGTCACTCTGGCCATGAACATGTACAGCCACGGCGTGGATCCCAAACTCGATTTCTCCAACATGCCGGACATCTGCGCCACCTATGAGCGTGTGACCCGGATGCACATCTACGAGCGCACCCCCTATGCGGGCCAGCTGGTCTTTGCGGCCTTCTCCGGCAGCCATCAGGACGCCATCGCCAAGGGCATGGCCTACCGCAAGGAGCACGGCGAACACCGCTGGACCTGCCCCTACATTCCCATCGACCCGCACGACATCGGCCGCACCTACGACGCCGACGTCATCCGCATCAACAGCCAGAGCGGCAAGGGCGGCATCGGCTTTGTGCTGGAGCAGAACTACGGCTACAACCTGCCCCCCAAGATGCGCGAAGACCTGGGCTACAAGGTCAAGAACGTCTCCGACCACAGCCACAAGGAGCTGAGCGCTTCTGAAGTGCTCCGCATCTTCGAGGAGAGTTTCCTCAATAAAAATAAGCCGCTCTCGGTCATCGAGGCACACTTCGCTCAGGTGGACGGCATCACCGCGACCGTCACGCTGGAGCTGAACGGCCAGCGCAAGGTCGTCACCTCGGTGGGCAACGGCCGTCTGGACGCCGTGGCCAACGCCATCCAGAGCGCGACCGGGATGGACTTCCACCTCGAAGCCTACTCCGAACACAGCCTGGACGAAGGCTCCACCTCCCGCGCTGCCTCCTATGTCGGCCTGGCCTGGGGCGATGGCAGCATGACCTGGGGTGCCGGCACCGACACCGACATCATCGTCGCCGGCATCAAGGCGCTGGTAAGTGCGATCAATCGTAAGTAA
- a CDS encoding transcriptional regulator, IclR family protein has translation MKILNTKFGRQAIAAALILSAMASMSLGAFAAEPSAETAADEAVVAGYLPPQDESTMTQGDIALHSSDAQTTAERNPNYGGYAAPVEDPIQGNVMMIAETGDAQTSESTIASNPAYSARYTVKGLLGKQVLYTASVKDQVLTLSVPEDVATFRATVGEMRKLMDNGVRTVVLTTNKASTTLNLSLLCEGQSDTTKVTLRHIGSSAVLHVGLRCRRDLLVGRDSNYGGYASPVENPIQGNVMMIDETGDTQTSAGR, from the coding sequence ATGAAGATTTTGAATACGAAATTTGGCCGTCAGGCCATCGCCGCCGCCCTCATCCTGTCCGCCATGGCGTCCATGAGCCTCGGTGCGTTTGCCGCTGAGCCTTCCGCCGAAACGGCCGCAGACGAGGCAGTTGTAGCAGGCTATCTGCCCCCGCAGGACGAGAGCACCATGACCCAGGGCGACATCGCCCTGCACAGCAGCGATGCACAGACTACTGCCGAGCGTAACCCGAACTACGGCGGCTACGCCGCCCCGGTGGAAGACCCCATTCAGGGCAACGTCATGATGATCGCCGAGACCGGCGATGCGCAGACTTCGGAGTCGACGATCGCCTCCAACCCGGCCTATTCGGCCAGATACACCGTCAAGGGCCTGCTGGGCAAGCAGGTGCTCTATACCGCCTCGGTGAAGGATCAGGTTCTGACCCTCTCCGTCCCGGAGGATGTCGCCACCTTCCGCGCCACCGTCGGTGAGATGCGCAAGCTGATGGACAACGGGGTGCGCACCGTGGTCCTGACGACCAACAAGGCCTCCACCACCCTGAACCTGTCCTTGCTGTGCGAGGGCCAGAGCGACACCACCAAGGTCACCCTGCGCCACATCGGCAGTTCTGCCGTCCTCCATGTCGGCCTGCGCTGCCGCCGCGACCTGCTCGTCGGCCGTGACTCGAACTACGGCGGCTACGCCTCCCCGGTGGAAAATCCCATCCAGGGCAACGTCATGATGATCGACGAGACCGGCGATACACAGACTTCCGCTGGCCGCTGA
- the ftsH gene encoding ATP-dependent zinc metalloprotease FtsH has translation MKEVKTPKKPLAIYYTVVLLVLLLLNLVLVPWMSERQVKEVDYGTFMSMTEEKNIGRVDIESNQIIFTDKDETQVYRTGLMNDPSLTERLYDAGAAFSSEIVEQTSPILSFLLWFVLPIVLFTALGNFMNKKLMEKMGGPNSMMFGGMGKSNAKVYVQSTEGIHFADVAGEDEAKENLQEVVNYLHDPSKYKDIGAQMPKGILLVGPPGTGKTMLAKAVAGESNVPFFSMSGSEFVEMFVGMGASKVRDLFKQAKEKAPCIVFIDEIDAIGQKRNSGQYGGNDEREQTLNQLLTEMDGFEGNNGVIILAATNRPESLDPALTRPGRFDRRVPVELPDLKGREEILKVHAKKIALAPGVDFSVVARMASGASGAELANIVNEAALRAVRAGRKSVTQADLEESIEVVIAGYQKKNSILTDKEKCIVAYHEIGHALVAAKQTHSAPVQKITIIPRTSGALGFTMQVEEGNHYLMDKTELENKIATLTGGRAAEEVAFGSITTGASNDIEQATKLARAMLTRYGMSDEFDMVALETVNNQYLGGDTSLACSAQTQREIDQKVVELVRAQHQKAIQILTDNRQKLDELAKYLYQKETITGDEFMEILERE, from the coding sequence ATGAAAGAAGTCAAAACGCCGAAAAAGCCGCTGGCCATCTATTACACCGTCGTGCTGCTGGTGCTTCTGCTCCTCAACCTCGTTCTGGTGCCGTGGATGAGCGAGCGTCAGGTCAAAGAGGTGGATTACGGCACCTTTATGAGCATGACCGAAGAAAAGAACATCGGCCGTGTGGACATTGAGAGCAACCAGATCATCTTTACCGACAAAGACGAGACCCAGGTCTACCGGACCGGCCTGATGAACGACCCCAGCCTCACCGAACGCCTGTATGACGCCGGGGCTGCGTTTTCCAGCGAGATCGTGGAGCAGACCTCGCCCATCCTCAGCTTCTTGCTCTGGTTCGTGCTGCCCATCGTCCTCTTCACCGCGCTGGGCAACTTTATGAACAAAAAGCTCATGGAAAAGATGGGCGGCCCCAACTCGATGATGTTCGGCGGCATGGGAAAATCCAATGCCAAGGTCTACGTCCAGTCCACCGAGGGCATCCATTTTGCGGATGTGGCCGGTGAGGATGAAGCCAAGGAGAACCTGCAGGAGGTCGTCAACTACCTGCACGACCCCAGCAAGTACAAGGACATCGGCGCCCAGATGCCCAAGGGCATCCTGCTCGTCGGCCCTCCGGGCACCGGCAAGACCATGCTGGCCAAGGCGGTGGCCGGTGAATCCAATGTGCCCTTCTTCTCCATGTCCGGCTCCGAATTCGTGGAGATGTTCGTGGGCATGGGCGCTTCCAAGGTGCGCGACCTGTTCAAACAGGCCAAGGAGAAAGCCCCCTGCATCGTCTTCATTGACGAGATCGACGCCATTGGCCAGAAGCGCAACAGCGGCCAGTACGGCGGCAACGATGAGCGCGAACAGACCCTGAACCAGCTGCTCACCGAGATGGACGGCTTTGAGGGCAACAACGGCGTCATCATTCTGGCAGCCACCAACCGCCCAGAGTCTCTGGACCCGGCTCTGACCCGCCCCGGCCGCTTTGACCGCCGCGTTCCCGTCGAGCTGCCCGACCTGAAGGGCCGCGAAGAGATTTTGAAAGTCCACGCCAAAAAGATCGCGCTGGCTCCCGGCGTTGATTTCAGTGTCGTGGCCCGGATGGCCTCCGGTGCGTCCGGTGCCGAGCTGGCCAACATCGTCAACGAGGCTGCGCTGCGGGCCGTCCGCGCGGGCCGCAAGAGCGTGACCCAGGCTGACCTCGAAGAGAGCATCGAAGTGGTCATTGCAGGCTACCAGAAGAAGAATTCCATCCTCACCGACAAGGAAAAGTGCATCGTGGCCTACCACGAGATCGGCCACGCGCTGGTCGCCGCCAAGCAGACCCACTCCGCGCCGGTGCAGAAGATCACCATCATCCCCCGCACCTCCGGCGCACTGGGCTTTACCATGCAGGTGGAAGAGGGCAACCACTACCTGATGGACAAGACCGAGCTGGAAAACAAGATCGCCACCCTGACCGGCGGCCGCGCTGCCGAGGAGGTCGCGTTCGGTTCCATCACCACCGGTGCTTCCAACGACATCGAGCAGGCCACCAAGCTGGCCCGCGCCATGCTCACCCGCTACGGCATGAGCGACGAGTTCGACATGGTGGCGCTGGAGACCGTGAACAACCAGTATCTGGGCGGCGACACCTCGCTGGCCTGCTCGGCCCAGACCCAGCGCGAGATCGACCAGAAGGTCGTGGAGCTGGTCAGGGCCCAGCACCAGAAGGCCATCCAGATCCTGACCGACAACCGCCAGAAGCTGGACGAGCTGGCCAAGTACCTCTACCAGAAAGAGACCATCACCGGCGATGAATTCATGGAGATCCTGGAGCGGGAATAA
- a CDS encoding O-acetylhomoserine aminocarboxypropyltransferase/cysteine synthase family protein, whose amino-acid sequence MSDYKFETLQLHVGQEQADPATDSRAVPIYQTTSYVFRNSQHAADRFGLADAGNIYGRLTNSTQDVFEKRIAALEGGVAALATASGAAAISYTIEALAQAGDHIVAQKTIYGGSYNLLEHTLTQFGITTTFVNAHDLAEVENAIQPNTKAVYLETLGNPNSDIPDIDAIAAIAHKHGLPLVIDNTFGTPYLIRPIEHGADIVVHSATKFIGGHGTTLGGIIVDSGNFDWKASGRYPNIAAPNPSYHGVSFADAAGPAAFVTYIRAILLRDTGATISPFNAFLLLQGTETLSLRIERHVENTKKVVAFLANHPQVEKVNHPSLPDHPDHALYQKYFPNGGASIFTFHIKGGREEAFKFIDNLKIFSLLANVADVKSLVIHPASTTHSQLNDAELAEQQIYQNTIRLSIGTEHIDDILADLEAGFAAVRGE is encoded by the coding sequence ATGTCTGACTATAAATTCGAGACCCTTCAGCTGCACGTTGGCCAGGAGCAGGCCGATCCCGCCACCGATTCCCGCGCCGTGCCCATCTACCAGACCACGTCCTACGTCTTCCGCAACAGCCAGCACGCCGCCGACCGCTTCGGTCTGGCTGACGCAGGCAACATCTATGGCCGCCTGACCAACTCCACCCAGGACGTCTTCGAGAAGCGCATCGCCGCGCTGGAAGGCGGCGTGGCTGCGCTGGCCACCGCTTCCGGTGCTGCCGCTATCAGCTACACCATCGAGGCTCTGGCACAGGCCGGTGACCACATCGTGGCCCAGAAGACCATCTACGGCGGCAGCTACAACCTGCTGGAGCACACCCTGACCCAGTTCGGCATCACCACCACCTTCGTGAACGCCCACGACCTGGCCGAGGTGGAGAACGCCATCCAGCCCAACACCAAGGCCGTCTATCTGGAGACCCTGGGCAACCCCAACAGCGACATCCCCGACATCGACGCCATCGCAGCCATCGCCCACAAGCATGGCCTGCCGCTGGTCATTGATAACACCTTTGGCACCCCGTATCTGATCCGCCCCATCGAGCACGGCGCAGACATCGTGGTCCACTCCGCCACCAAGTTCATCGGCGGCCACGGCACCACGCTGGGCGGCATCATCGTGGACAGCGGCAACTTCGACTGGAAAGCCAGCGGCCGTTATCCCAACATCGCCGCCCCCAACCCCAGCTACCACGGCGTCTCCTTTGCCGATGCCGCCGGCCCCGCCGCCTTTGTCACCTACATCCGCGCCATCCTGCTGCGCGATACCGGTGCCACCATCTCTCCGTTCAACGCATTCCTGCTGCTGCAGGGCACCGAGACTTTGAGCCTGCGCATCGAGCGCCACGTCGAGAATACCAAGAAGGTCGTCGCGTTCCTGGCCAACCATCCCCAGGTCGAGAAGGTCAACCATCCTTCCCTGCCCGACCACCCCGACCACGCGCTGTATCAGAAGTATTTCCCCAACGGCGGTGCCTCCATCTTTACCTTTCATATCAAGGGCGGCCGCGAGGAGGCCTTCAAGTTCATCGACAACCTGAAGATCTTCTCCCTGCTGGCCAATGTGGCCGACGTGAAGAGCCTGGTCATCCACCCGGCTTCCACCACCCACAGCCAGCTGAACGACGCCGAACTGGCCGAGCAGCAGATCTACCAGAACACCATCCGCCTGTCCATCGGCACCGAGCACATCGACGACATCCTTGCCGACCTCGAAGCCGGTTTTGCAGCCGTCCGCGGCGAGTAA
- a CDS encoding vitamin B12 dependent-methionine synthase activation domain-containing protein, producing the protein MSIGPSRPLVLEKPDAIDLQQAARYFGQRGPADEATASLLERCAVPLLAAATPRAVWLEGDVQSLAEAGLLLGEDVFRHLTGCSHAVLLAVTLGPGVDAQIRRAGVGDIAAGVASDALGSALAEQMADAAEAELRQWAAGQGKYLTGRYSPGYGDWPITVQPLVAAALDTARRAGLCVTDSNLMTPRKSVTALLGVSDHPVRGHLAGCGHCVLRTRCEYRKRGITCASE; encoded by the coding sequence ATGTCCATCGGGCCAAGTCGTCCGCTCGTGCTGGAAAAGCCGGACGCCATTGATCTGCAGCAGGCCGCGCGGTATTTTGGCCAGCGTGGCCCGGCGGATGAAGCGACGGCTTCTTTATTAGAACGATGTGCCGTGCCCCTTCTGGCGGCGGCCACACCCCGCGCCGTCTGGCTGGAAGGGGATGTGCAGAGCCTTGCCGAAGCCGGGCTTCTGCTGGGGGAGGACGTCTTCCGCCACCTGACCGGCTGCAGCCATGCCGTTTTGCTGGCCGTGACCCTTGGCCCCGGTGTGGATGCGCAGATCCGCCGGGCCGGGGTGGGGGACATCGCGGCCGGGGTGGCGTCGGATGCGCTGGGCTCGGCATTGGCCGAGCAGATGGCGGATGCCGCCGAGGCGGAGCTGCGCCAGTGGGCCGCAGGGCAGGGCAAGTATCTGACGGGCCGCTATTCGCCCGGCTACGGCGACTGGCCCATCACGGTGCAGCCGCTGGTGGCCGCAGCACTGGACACCGCCCGCCGGGCGGGCCTCTGCGTGACGGACAGCAACCTGATGACGCCCCGCAAGAGCGTCACGGCGCTGCTGGGCGTCAGCGATCATCCGGTCCGGGGGCATCTGGCAGGGTGCGGCCACTGTGTGCTGCGCACCCGCTGCGAATATCGAAAGAGGGGAATCACCTGTGCAAGTGAATGA
- a CDS encoding homocysteine S-methyltransferase family protein, whose protein sequence is MQVNELFSQPNTILLDGGMGTMLQAAGLKLGARPEELNLTDPALIESIHAQYAAAGSRIINANTFGASAHKLAGSAYTLEEVIAAGIANCKRACAPYGALAALDVGPLGELLEPNGTRTFEDAVAEFGRIVRAGAAAGADLIFFETFTDLYELKAALLAAKENSTLPILASMSFEAGGRTFTGCTVESFAATARGLGADAIGINCSLGPREIFPMAKRLAEAVPGSFPVFVKPNAGLPRADGSGYDITPQLYAMQMKPYRELHLFAAGGCCGTTPEFIRLLNGVFADCQPGQPDHPMQSVICSPVSCVNVDGITVVGERINPTGKKRFQQALRERDMNYILEQAVSQAEAGAQILDVNVGAPGVDEPALMEQVVKALQSVVSLPLQLDSSHADALERGLRVYNGKPIVNSVNGEPEVLEKVLPLCKKYGAAVVGLAIDKKGIQPGAEDRVAIARRIKEAALAAGIPQEDLYIDCLTLTASAQQKDVLATVEALHTCKTELGVRTILGVSNISFGLPCRTYLNTTFLTMAMYAGLDLAIMNPSSEEMMAAVYAYNVLTNRDPQSTRYIERYANRVPAATALAQANQNAVAAQGAQPGGAAEVSGPYAPLIKAVEKGLKGEAAAQTRALLETKEALELVDEALIPALDIVGNKYEKGTLYLPQLLQAASAAQSAFEEIKTAIAKKGGTSESKGRIVIATVKGDVHDIGKNIVKVILENYGFEVIDLGRDVPVETVVNTVREKNVHLVGLSALMTTTLKSMEETIAALHAAKLDCKIMVGGAVLTPEYAEKIGADWYAKDAKRSADIAKEFFGV, encoded by the coding sequence GTGCAAGTGAATGAACTGTTTAGCCAACCGAATACCATCCTGCTGGACGGCGGCATGGGCACCATGCTGCAGGCGGCCGGCCTGAAGCTGGGTGCCCGCCCGGAGGAGCTGAACCTGACCGACCCGGCCCTCATCGAGAGCATCCATGCGCAGTATGCCGCCGCAGGCAGCCGCATCATCAATGCGAACACCTTCGGTGCGTCAGCCCACAAGCTGGCGGGCAGCGCATACACGCTGGAAGAGGTCATCGCGGCGGGCATTGCGAACTGCAAGCGGGCCTGTGCGCCCTACGGCGCGTTGGCGGCGCTGGACGTCGGCCCGCTGGGCGAACTGCTGGAGCCCAACGGTACACGGACCTTTGAAGATGCCGTGGCCGAGTTTGGCCGCATCGTCCGGGCGGGTGCTGCCGCCGGGGCGGACCTCATCTTCTTTGAGACCTTCACCGACCTGTACGAGCTGAAGGCTGCTCTGCTGGCCGCCAAAGAGAACAGCACCCTGCCCATCCTCGCCAGCATGAGCTTTGAGGCGGGCGGGCGCACCTTCACCGGCTGCACGGTCGAAAGCTTTGCGGCCACCGCACGCGGTCTGGGAGCGGATGCCATCGGCATCAACTGTTCGCTTGGCCCCAGGGAGATCTTCCCGATGGCAAAGCGGCTGGCCGAGGCCGTGCCCGGCAGCTTCCCGGTCTTCGTCAAGCCCAACGCGGGCCTGCCCCGCGCCGACGGCTCCGGCTACGACATCACCCCGCAGCTCTACGCCATGCAGATGAAGCCCTACCGGGAACTGCATCTTTTTGCGGCAGGCGGCTGCTGCGGCACGACGCCGGAGTTCATCCGGCTGCTGAACGGTGTGTTTGCAGACTGCCAGCCCGGCCAGCCCGACCACCCCATGCAGTCGGTCATCTGCTCCCCGGTCAGCTGTGTCAACGTGGACGGCATCACCGTGGTGGGCGAGCGAATCAACCCCACCGGCAAAAAGCGGTTCCAGCAGGCCCTGCGCGAACGGGATATGAACTATATTCTGGAACAGGCGGTCAGCCAGGCCGAGGCCGGGGCGCAGATCCTGGACGTCAATGTGGGTGCGCCCGGTGTGGACGAGCCCGCGCTGATGGAACAGGTGGTCAAGGCCCTGCAAAGCGTGGTCAGCCTGCCGCTGCAGCTGGATTCCTCCCACGCCGATGCACTGGAACGCGGTCTGCGGGTCTACAACGGCAAGCCCATCGTCAACTCGGTGAACGGCGAGCCGGAAGTGCTGGAAAAGGTGCTGCCTCTCTGCAAAAAGTACGGTGCCGCCGTCGTCGGTCTGGCCATTGACAAAAAGGGCATCCAGCCCGGAGCGGAAGACCGCGTGGCCATCGCCCGCCGCATCAAGGAAGCGGCGCTGGCAGCGGGCATCCCGCAGGAGGATCTTTACATCGACTGCCTGACCCTGACGGCCAGCGCCCAGCAGAAGGATGTCCTCGCCACGGTGGAGGCCCTGCACACCTGCAAGACGGAACTCGGCGTCCGGACCATCCTGGGCGTGTCGAACATCAGCTTCGGCCTGCCCTGCCGCACCTACCTGAACACGACCTTCCTCACGATGGCCATGTACGCGGGGCTGGACCTCGCCATCATGAACCCGTCCAGCGAGGAGATGATGGCGGCGGTCTACGCCTACAACGTTCTGACCAACCGGGACCCCCAGAGCACCCGGTACATCGAGCGGTATGCGAACCGGGTGCCTGCCGCCACGGCGCTGGCGCAGGCGAACCAGAACGCCGTGGCGGCGCAGGGCGCGCAGCCCGGCGGCGCGGCGGAAGTCTCCGGCCCCTATGCGCCCCTCATCAAGGCGGTGGAAAAGGGCCTGAAGGGCGAAGCTGCCGCCCAGACCCGCGCCCTGCTGGAGACGAAGGAAGCGCTGGAACTGGTGGACGAAGCCCTCATCCCGGCGCTGGACATCGTGGGCAACAAGTACGAGAAGGGCACCCTCTATCTGCCGCAGCTGCTGCAGGCGGCCAGCGCCGCCCAGAGCGCCTTTGAGGAGATCAAGACGGCCATTGCCAAAAAGGGCGGCACCAGTGAGAGCAAGGGCCGCATCGTCATCGCCACGGTCAAGGGGGACGTCCACGACATCGGCAAGAACATCGTGAAGGTCATCCTCGAAAACTACGGCTTTGAGGTCATCGACCTGGGCCGCGACGTGCCGGTGGAGACGGTCGTGAACACCGTCCGGGAGAAGAACGTGCATCTGGTCGGCCTGTCCGCCCTGATGACGACCACCCTCAAGAGCATGGAAGAGACCATTGCGGCCCTCCATGCAGCCAAACTGGACTGCAAGATCATGGTCGGCGGTGCCGTCCTGACGCCGGAATACGCCGAAAAGATCGGTGCCGACTGGTATGCGAAGGACGCCAAGCGCAGCGCTGATATCGCCAAGGAATTTTTCGGGGTCTAA
- a CDS encoding Type 1 glutamine amidotransferase-like domain-containing protein, producing the protein MNGKHLFLTSAGLTDKMKEKFFDIIGKCPKDVKVLYIPTAGIETDGARESLAICFHELFLMGIQYENILVYNLELILSKDYQRTYSSYVTTPFMLTRLLTFEELNQFDAVFVSGGDVSVLCREMSRTGFDRILNNAIKNGLIYVGISAGSMYAAGNLTDGLHIIDNPIIPHWNGSETTVLPNGKDEIKLADGKAVYVEDNYMSVI; encoded by the coding sequence ATGAATGGAAAACATCTATTTCTTACATCTGCAGGGTTGACCGATAAGATGAAAGAGAAATTCTTTGATATTATTGGAAAGTGTCCGAAGGATGTGAAAGTGCTTTATATTCCAACAGCTGGCATTGAAACAGATGGTGCAAGAGAGTCGCTTGCAATATGTTTTCATGAACTCTTTCTAATGGGAATTCAGTACGAAAATATATTAGTGTACAATCTGGAATTAATTCTTTCAAAAGACTATCAAAGAACCTATTCTTCGTATGTTACAACCCCGTTTATGCTTACAAGGCTATTAACTTTTGAAGAATTAAACCAATTTGATGCTGTTTTTGTCAGTGGTGGTGATGTATCTGTGCTTTGTCGTGAAATGTCTAGAACTGGTTTTGATAGAATACTTAATAATGCAATTAAAAACGGACTTATATATGTCGGAATCAGTGCAGGAAGTATGTATGCGGCGGGAAATTTAACAGATGGATTACATATTATTGACAATCCTATTATCCCCCATTGGAATGGTTCTGAAACAACAGTATTACCGAACGGCAAAGATGAGATTAAGCTTGCTGATGGAAAAGCTGTTTATGTAGAGGATAATTACATGAGTGTAATATGA
- a CDS encoding DUF3990 domain-containing protein — MNTVFEIRSALQWSQSKLADKIGVSFATVNRWENEKSTPNRLAQEKMLAICEEHHIMLAEIIHDAIIGDAAEISAMHPDKMVLYHGSKSGIQGKIKPASRDRCDFGAGFYMGTDPLQPLTLICDYEQSVFYILSVDLHSLKTLDVPADIEWAMLVAYHRGRMEAARGTKFFQKYQELDKGYDMVIGSIANDRMFYVLDSFFEGTITDTALVKSLSALKLGRQYVAITQKACDAVKIEREVQLLWMERQALKKSSEQNRSNGIAFANQICKEYRREGRFFDEILDGAKQRR, encoded by the coding sequence ATGAACACAGTCTTTGAGATTCGTTCAGCTTTACAATGGAGCCAGTCGAAGTTGGCGGATAAAATCGGGGTATCTTTTGCAACCGTAAACCGCTGGGAAAATGAAAAATCTACGCCGAATCGTCTTGCACAGGAGAAAATGCTTGCGATTTGCGAAGAACATCATATCATGTTGGCTGAAATTATACACGATGCTATTATCGGAGATGCTGCAGAAATCTCTGCTATGCATCCGGATAAAATGGTTTTATACCATGGCTCCAAATCAGGCATTCAGGGGAAAATCAAACCAGCCAGCCGTGACCGCTGTGACTTCGGAGCTGGATTTTATATGGGAACTGATCCGCTCCAGCCGCTTACGCTGATCTGTGACTATGAGCAATCTGTTTTTTATATTTTATCGGTTGATCTTCATAGCTTAAAAACTTTGGATGTTCCGGCTGATATTGAATGGGCTATGCTGGTAGCATATCATCGTGGTAGAATGGAAGCCGCACGAGGAACGAAGTTCTTCCAGAAGTATCAGGAGCTGGATAAAGGCTATGACATGGTGATTGGCAGCATTGCAAATGATAGAATGTTCTATGTTCTGGATAGCTTTTTTGAAGGAACGATTACCGATACGGCATTGGTGAAAAGTCTGTCTGCTCTGAAACTTGGACGTCAGTATGTTGCTATTACGCAGAAAGCCTGTGATGCGGTCAAGATTGAGCGTGAAGTCCAATTGCTTTGGATGGAACGGCAGGCACTGAAGAAGTCCAGCGAGCAGAACCGTAGCAATGGCATTGCATTTGCAAACCAAATCTGCAAAGAGTATCGTAGAGAAGGCCGCTTTTTTGATGAAATCCTTGATGGTGCAAAGCAGAGAAGGTGA